A portion of the Juglans microcarpa x Juglans regia isolate MS1-56 chromosome 1D, Jm3101_v1.0, whole genome shotgun sequence genome contains these proteins:
- the LOC121260082 gene encoding GDSL esterase/lipase 1-like, whose protein sequence is MNMMMSSRIHICFLAVFMCASLAIFIPTPSLGHSHICLSDDHVALFIFGDSLFDAGNNNYFNTTIRANFYPYGETFFNYPTGRFSDGRIIPDFIAEFAKLPLIPAYLHPGYKRYVDGANFASAGAGALVGTRQGWVIDLHTQLSNFKRMKTLLKKEIGEAEAKTLVSRAVYMTSIGGNDYAAPYTANSSLFQSYSPEEYVDMVIGNLTTVIKRIHKEGGRKFAFLYLGPLGCRPAARAINAGECEEEITAMVKLHNKALSHVLQKLESQLKGFKYSITDIYNLGSEITNNPLKYGFKEGEAACCGSGPYRGISTCGSVNGSVQGYELCENPSDYVTFDTSHPTERTSLLYAKAMWNGNQSVTWPYNIKALVEQS, encoded by the exons ATGAACATGATGATGAGCTCAAGGATTCATATCTGTTTCTTGGCCGTTTTCATGTGTGCGAGCCTAGCTATATTTATACCAACCCCAAGCCTTGGTCACAGTCACATATGCCTGTCCGATGACCATGTTGCCCTATTCATCTTCGGAGATTCTCTATTTGATGCAGGAAACAATAACTACTTCAACACCACGATCCGGGCAAATTTTTATCCCTATGGGGAAACCTTCTTTAACTACCCAACTGGGAGATTTTCTGATGGCCGTATAATTCCAGATTTCATAG CTGAGTTTGCAAAGTTGCCATTGATTCCGGCGTATCTACATCCTGGTTATAAGCGATATGTAGATGGGGCTAACTTTGCATCTGCCGGAGCTGGTGCTCTTGTCGGAACTCGTCAAGGATGG GTGATAGACCTGCACACACAACTCAGTAATTTCAAGAGAATGAAGACGCTATTGAAGAAAGAAATAGGTGAAGCAGAAGCCAAGACATTGGTGTCGAGAGCTGTTTACATGACCAGCATCGGAGGCAACGATTACGCAGCCCCTTATACTGCAAACTCAAGCTTGTTTCAATCCTACTCTCCAGAAGAGTATGTAGATATGGTTATTGGCAACTTGACAACTGTGATCAAA AGAATACACAAGGAAGGAGGAAGAAAATTTGCATTTTTATACTTGGGGCCATTGGGTTGCAGACCAGCGGCTAGAGCAATAAACGCAGGTGAATGCGAGGAGGAAATTACAGCAATGGTAAAACTGCACAACAAAGCACTTTCCCACGTCCTCCAGAAGCTAGAAAGCCAGCTGAAAggattcaaatattcaattacagatatatacaatttaggCAGTGAAATAACGAATAACCCTTTAAAATATG gaTTCAAGGAAGGGGAGGCGGCATGCTGTGGATCTGGTCCTTACAGAGGAATTAGTACTTGTGGATCAGTGAATGGATCGGTCCAAGGGTATGAATTATGTGAAAACCCCAGTGACTATGTGACCTTTGACACTAGCCATCCCACTGAAAGGACAAGCTTGCTATACGCCAAGGCGATGTGGAATGGAAACCAAAGTGTCACATGGCCTTACAATATAAAAGCACTCGTTGAGCAGAGTTGA